In Macadamia integrifolia cultivar HAES 741 chromosome 5, SCU_Mint_v3, whole genome shotgun sequence, a single window of DNA contains:
- the LOC122078133 gene encoding UPF0481 protein At3g47200-like, with product MDDGEALSAADVVMELIREKLDKVPSLPSDYRIYRVPESLVKEKPEAYVPSRVSIGPFYHGHRHLQPMEARKLRYFKKFLNRQPEATLSNYIKVVRDLEERAYQCYPDGLKFERNNFVMMMVVDGCFILELLHLDENETTSSDGKWSNLATLDLILLENQLPIFVLEALYRVFINGRVNDSFHRVAATTATAATIATATAAVVVAADDHTIRTQLYGLICKYFVPNILRSLLRKEYIINYSTRDHIQELKPEDVDRPKHLLDFVRRFLLPPPPPKNSLEQPKETYDGQRKNKGELEKASVKFEKNKKVTSLLDIKFDKKGVLTIPSIAIDDGTEIILRNLVAYELYTEDHSYITEYANFMDGLIDSREDVELLQDNGIIVTISDPSEVAQLFNGLLKQVRVFVRDTISIRLEVEEYYNIRCHKWKASLMLNYFSSPWSFISLVAAIILLALTIIQTIYTVLSYHS from the exons atggatgatGGAGAGGCTCTATCTGCTGCagatgtggtaatggaattaaTAAGGGAAAAACTAGACAAGGTGCCTTCCTTGCCTTCAGATTACAGAATATATCGAGTACCTGAGTCACTGGTAAAAGAAAAGCCAGAAGCTTACGTTCCTTCCAGGGTATCCATTGGCCCTTTCTACCATGGTCATCGACACTTACAACCCATGGAAGCACGTAAGCTCCGTTACTTCAAAAAATTTCTAAACCGGCAACCTGAAGCAACGTTGTCTAATTATATTAAAGTTGTGAGAGATTTGGAAGAAAGAGCTTACCAATGTTATCCAGATGGtttaaaatttgaaagaaacaactttgtgatgatgatggtggtggatgGTTGCTTCATACTTGAGCTACTACATTTGGATGAGAATGAAACTACGTCGTCAGATGGGAAGTGGAGTAATCTAGCTACTCTGGACCTGATTTTGCTTGAAAACCAGCTTCCAATCTTTGTTCTTGAGGCATTATACCGAGTCTTCATTAATGGCAGGGTCAATGATTCTTTTCATCGAGTAGCCGCCACCACTGCCACCGCCGCCACCatcgccaccgccaccgccgccGTGGTGGTTGCAGCTGATGATCATACAATAAGGACCCAACTCTATGGTCTTATTTGTAAGTACTTTGTACCTAATATTTTGAGATCACTCCTTCGCAAAGAATACATAATCAATTACTCCACTCGTGATCACATTCAAGAATTAAAACCAGAGGATGTTGATAGACCAAAGCATTTGCTTGATTTTGTAAGACGATTCCTCctcccaccaccacccccaaaGAACTCACTTGAACAGCCAAAGGAGACTTATGATGGCCAAAGGAAGAACAA AGGAGAGCTAGAGAAGGCGAGTGTCAAATTCGAGAAGAACAAGAAGGTGACAAGCTTGTTAGACATAAAATTTGACAAGAAGGGAGTTTTGACAATCCCAAGTATAGCAATTGATGATGGAACAGAGATTATCCTCCGAAACCTCGTCGCCTATGAGCTATACACAGAAGATCATAGTTATATCACAGAGTATGCAAACTTCATGGATGGTCTCATTGATTCTAGAGAGGATGTGGAATTGTTACAGGATAATGGAATTATTGTGACAATCAGTGATCCAAGTGAGGTGGCTCAATTATTTAACGGTCTTCTCAAACAAGTTAGGGTATTTGTTCGTGATACCATCTCTATTCGTCTTGAGGTGGAAGAGTATTACAATATTAGATGTCACAAATGGAAGGCAAGCCTGATGCTTAACTATTTCAGTAGTCCATGGTCATTCATATCACTTGTTGCTGCCATTATTCTCCTCGCCTTGACCATTATACAGACCATTTACACTGTTTTGTCTTATCATAGTTAG
- the LOC122078132 gene encoding UPF0481 protein At3g47200-like gives MDDGEAMHIFDMEGIVGKDLVIEDPMTSSSHAKKEPKKRGKEKEQKSSEAHEVELLIRRKREEVLSSPSDYTIYRVPKTLFQEKSEAYVPHRVSIGPIYHGWQHLQPMEAHKMQYLEKFLNRKSGAATNLCDYIKAVRELEGRAYQCYPDLKIDRNSFVTMMVVDGCFILELLLQQMEDRQTLSEQKWSVVFLQDLIMLENQLPIFVLEALYKVFINGDDVDDDNTWTLYGLMCNYFVPELLIILGKEDKINCTSRDIQKLEPPEAVAEKPKNLLDFVRQFLIQPLPIFCIQQPPPPADDQKCFSDLVPAACAHVRLCGLCLGSQDPIDEEDYPLLIPDKKIEHIRCATELEKAGVNFEKTKLRSLRDIKFKNGVLTIPCITIHYGTDVILRNLIAYEQYIEEFSYITEYVAFMDGLIDSPQDVELLQKNGIIVTLFGDPSDVARLFNNLLKDVTVPFYFTVNVRHKVKEYYNMRCHKWKASLMRNYFNSPWSFISVVAAIILIAFTIIQTIYAVLAYHHH, from the coding sequence ATGGACGATGGAGAGGCTATGCACATCTTTGATATGGAAGGGATTGTTGGTAAAGACTTAGTTATTGAAGACCCAATGACTTCTTCTAGCCATGCCAAAAAGGAACctaaaaaaagagggaaagaaaaggaacagAAAAGTTCTGAAGCTCACGAGGTGGAATTATTAATAAGGCGAAAACGAGAAGAGGTGCTTTCCTCGCCATCGGATTACACCATATACCGAGTACCTAAGACATTGTTCCAAGAAAAGTCAGAAGCCTACGTACCTCACAGGGTTTCCATTGGCCCTATCTACCATGGTTGGCAACACTTACAACCCATGGAAGCACATAAGATGCAGTACTTGGAAAAGTTTCTGAACCGCAAATCTGGAGCAGCCACAAACTTGTGTGATTACATTAAAGCCGTGAGAGAATTGGAAGGAAGAGCTTACCAATGTTATCCAGATTTGAAAATTGATAGAAACAGCTTTGTCACGATGATGGTGGTGGATGGTTGTTTCATACTTGAGCTACTACTACAACAAATGGAAGACCGCCAAACTCTATCGGAGCAGAAGTGGAGTGTTGTATTTTTACAGGACCTGATTATGCTTGAAAATCAGCTTCCAATCTTTGTTCTTGAGGCATTATATAAGGTCTTCATTAATGgggatgatgttgatgatgataaTACATGGACCCTCTATGGTCTTATGTGTAACTACTTTGTACCTGAACTTTTGATCATACTAGGCAAAGAAGACAAAATCAATTGCACCTCTCGTGACATTCAAAAATTAGAACCACCAGAAGCAGTAGCGGAAAAACCAAAGAATTTGCTTGATTTTGTACGACAATTTCTCATCCAACCACTTCCAATCTTTTGTATACAGCAGCCGCCGCCGCCGGCGGATGATCAGAAGTGTTTTTCAGATTTGGTACCAGCTGCATGCGCCCACGTCCGGTTGTGCGGGTTGTGCCTAGGGAGTCAGGATCctatagatgaggaagattatCCTTTACTGATACCCGATAAGAAGATAGAACATATCCGGTGTGCGACGGAGCTGGAGAAGGCCGGTGTCAATTTCGAGAAGACGAAGCTGAGAAGCTTGCGGGACATAAAATTCAAAAACGGAGTTTTGACAATCCCATGTATAACAATTCACTATGGAACAGACGTTATCCTCCGAAACCTTATCGCCTACGAACAATATATTGAAGAGTTTAGTTATATTACAGAGTATGTAGCTTTCATGGATGGCCTTATCGATTCTCCTCAGGATGTGGAATTGCTGCAGAAGAATGGAATCATTGTGACCTTGTTCGGTGACCCAAGTGATGTGGCTCGACTATTTAACAATCTTCTCAAAGATGTTACGGTACCTTTTTATTTTACCGTTAATGTCCGCCATAAAGTGAAAGAGTATTACAATATGAGATGTCACAAATGGAAGGCAAGCCTGATGCGCAACTATTTCAATTCTCCATGGTCCTTCATATCAGTTGTTGCTGCTATTATTCTCATCGCCTTCACCATTATACAGACCATTTATGCTGTTTTAGcttatcatcatcattag
- the LOC122079205 gene encoding UPF0481 protein At3g47200-like, whose protein sequence is MDDGEAMRIFDMEEIVGKDLVIEDPITSSSHAKKKPKKRGKEKEQKSSEAHEVELLIKRKREKVPSSPSDYTIYRVPKALFQEKSEAYVPHRVSIGPIYHGYSEHLKDMEAHKMQYLEKFLNRKSGAATNLCDYIKAVRELEGRAYQCYPDLKIDRNSFVTMMVVDGFFILELLLQQMEDRQTLSEQKWSVGFFQDLIMLENQLPIFVLEALYKVFINGDDVDDDNTWTLYGLMCNHFVPEILIMLSKEDKINCPSHEIQKLKPPEAAAEKPKNLLDFVRQFLIQPLPIFCIQPPPPPRDQKCFSDLVPAACTHVRLCGLCLGSQDPIDEEDYPLLIPDKKIEHIRCATELQKAGVNFEKTKKLTSLRDIKFKNGVLTIPCITIHYGTDGILRNLIAYEQYIEEFGYITEYVAFMDGLIDSPQDVELLQKTGIIVTLFGDPTDVARLFNNLLKDVTVPFYFTVNVRHKVEKYYNMRCHKWKAGLMINYFNSPWSFISVVAAIILIAFTIIQTIYAVLAYHHH, encoded by the coding sequence ATGGACGATGGAGAGGCTATGCGCATCTTTGATATGGAAGAGATTGTTGGTAAAGACTTAGTTATTGAAGACCCAATAACTTCTTCTAGCCATGctaaaaagaaacctaaaaaaagagggaaagaaaaggaacagAAAAGTTCTGAAGCTCACGAGGTGGAATTATTAATAAAGCGAAAACGAGAAAAGGTGCCTTCCTCGCCATCGGATTACACCATATACCGAGTACCTAAGGCATTGTTCCAAGAAAAGTCAGAAGCCTACGTACCTCACAGGGTTTCCATTGGCCCTATCTACCATGGTTATTCTGAACACTTAAAAGACATGGAAGCACATAAGATGCAGTACTTGGAAAAGTTTCTGAACCGAAAATCTGGAGCAGCCACAAACTTGTGTGATTACATTAAAGCCGTGAGAGAATTGGAAGGAAGAGCTTACCAATGTTATCCAGATTTGAAAATTGATAGAAACAGCTTTGTCACGATGATGGTGGTGGATGGTTTTTTCATACTTGAGCTACTACTACAACAAATGGAAGACCGCCAAACTTTATCGGAGCAGAAGTGGAGTGTTGGATTTTTTCAGGACCTGATTATGCTTGAAAATCAGCTTCCAATCTTTGTTCTTGAGGCATTATATAAGGTCTTCATTAATGgggatgatgttgatgatgataaTACATGGACCCTCTATGGTCTTATGTGTAACCACTTTGTACCTGAAATTTTGATCATGCTAAGCAAGGAAGACAAAATCAATTGCCCCTCTCATGAGATTCAGAAATTAAAACCACCAGAAGCAGCTGCGGAAAAACCAAAGAATTTGCTTGATTTTGTACGCCAATTTCTCATCCAACCACTTCCAATCTTTTGTATACAGCCGCCACCGCCGCCGCGGGATCAGAAGTGTTTTTCAGATTTGGTACCAGCTGCATGCACCCATGTCCGGTTGTGCGGGTTGTGCCTAGGGAGTCAGGATCctatagatgaggaagattatCCTTTACTGATACCCGATAAGAAGATAGAACATATCCGGTGTGCGACGGAGCTGCAGAAGGCCGGTGTCAATTTCGAGAAGACGAAGAAACTGACAAGCTTGCGGGACATAAAATTCAAAAACGGAGTTTTGACAATCCCATGTATAACAATTCACTATGGAACAGACGGTATCCTCCGAAACCTTATCGCCTACGAACAATATATTGAAGAGTTTGGTTATATTACAGAGTATGTAGCTTTCATGGATGGCCTTATCGATTCTCCCCAGGATGTGGAATTGCTGCAAAAGACTGGAATCATTGTGACCTTGTTCGGCGACCCAACTGATGTGGCTCGATTATTTAACAATCTTCTCAAAGATGTTACGGTACCTTTTTATTTTACCGTCAATGTCCGCCATAAAGTGGAAAAGTATTACAATATGAGATGTCACAAATGGAAGGCAGGCCTGATGATTAACTATTTCAATTCTCCATGGTCCTTCATATCAGTTGTTGCGGCTATTATTCTCATCGCCTTCACCATTATACAGACCATTTATGCTGTTTTAGcttatcatcatcattag